One Magnolia sinica isolate HGM2019 chromosome 2, MsV1, whole genome shotgun sequence genomic window, CTACGACTAGTCAAGCCgaggctacgactggtcgtaggacccctacgactggtcgagtaatcTCTACGTCCGATCGTGAATCCTGGACACCAAAGAAGAGAGCtccctggactttgagtcgagcgggctacgaccggtcgagacgacccttacgactggtcgagcaatccctacgaccggtcgtaggcggTGAAGACTTTCTAACAACATTCAACTCCACCTAAGGTTGATTCGGTCTAACTGAATGTGCCAAAAACAGTCTAGCAAAAAACTTGGCTGCAATTGAACTTAATTTTGTTCAACATTTTGGTGCGGCTGAAAGAGGGTTCAGTTTGACCCAAGGAAAACAAAGACTTTGGATGATTTTTGAGGAAATTCGATTGTAAATGAGAGACACCTTTACCACAATTGAAGTGATATTCAATGCAATTGAAGGATAGGGTGTTGTTAGATTGGTGTGATAGTAAGACCAGTGCTATAGAGGATTTTTAGTCCTTAATAATCTGGGCATTATGGATAGCCATGGGTAGGTAggtctgtgtcttgtgtagtagCATGGACCAGACGCGGTAGGATGATAGGATGTAAGGCCATGGTTGGATTTGTTGTAGGCCCAGATAAGCCCAGTCTACTTTAAAGGTCAGTCATCAAGTGTATTATTAAGTTGACCACGACCCTAAAAGGTAAGGGAGGCAATAGGCCAGTCCAGCTTGGGCCGAACATGGGTTCTAGTGGGGTTGAGCTTAAAATTACAGCCCATTTTTAAATTAGGCTAAGTTTGGACTACATGTCTGAAAGCCTGTTAGCTTGGCCCAGCTCGTCGGGGTTTGCAATGGGGCAATGTTGTATTCTGTTCTATACGATGAGAGAAATACCCAATTCTTGATCCCTCTGCACCCTCTGTATCTCTCTTTCACCTccaatgcctctctctctctctctctctctctctctctctcccctagtAACTCACCACACTTTTGCAAACTCTATGGTAGGGCTAAAAGTCcgacgggttgggtcaggttggtgctcagcCCTAGcgcaacccaaggttcctattccttaaccctaacccaacccaacccatcctcgggttgggaattctcaaccccaGCTCAACCCAAGCGGGCCCGGCTGAGTtagtcgggttggtcgggtggatacatgctaatatttttattattacattagtctattatatttcaatgcacgtcttattttttgtacctatgattttattaattatatatgtagttatttatcgtaatggacttcatttttcaaaacgaacaagctaaaatataggactactttaaaagtcgtgttgtgtagcacacaatctattcaAGAGAGAGAAATTTGGCATATTTTTTTAGCTAGTCATCGGAAATGGTGTAGACCAATGAGACTTGATGGCACTAAAATTttctatgccttcaacacaaacgatttgcactcaattataatttataacataCATATCAATCGGTTCGGGTTGGGTCCGACAACCCGAGGCCTCAACCCATGCCCGACCCAACCATTATCAGGTTGATGTTTATATAACCCAATCTTGAGACCAAACCTAATACagcttgcccgagcccaacccgatGTCGGGTCGGTCGGTCacggtcggtcaggttgaacctgcccaactttcagtccTACTCTATGGGCCTAAAATGGAAgccgattggctagtgtaccacacaccacaaaCCTAGCTGGTGTGGATACGTGTAGTGCGAAGACGAGCTCTGACACTCCTCGagttccgagttgtacaaacggttcaaaggagatcaaagctacttgggccctacaatgatgtatttatcatatctacactattaatctatttggagagataactatagattttgatttaaaaaatgagtgatttccaaggctcaagtggaccacaccacaaatagcagtgggaaaataattctcaccattaaaacatttgtagggctgacgtaatgtttactttccatccaatctgttcataaggtcacacagatctggattaagaaagaaaaaccaaatatcatattgatccaaaatttctgtgatccccagaagggtttcaatggcaggcgttcaatcccccttctttttacagtgtggtcaacttgatttttagatctgttttatttttcggctaaagccttatgacgagctcactaagtggacggacggtttggatataactcatatctcatgatgggacccacagaatttggtgacttCAACacgttggtggtgtgtggtacaccagccaatccgcttccgccaaAAATGTAAAATTTGGGGAGAGAGAGGCTTATGATAACCCTATGATAACCTATCGGAGGTTATGAGACCTAAGCACGGGCCAACGGCCTACCGCCCCTAATGTTTGGCTTTTGAGAAATAATCACTTTTGACCActcaatcttagccatccaatttgTGTCTTTGCTTTAAGATTTAACCTTCCGTTTGATGGTCGCCCTAAAAACCTATTCAATGTGGGAACCATCATAGGTGGGAAGTTCTATTTAGGGTAGGTCATCAAAACTTAAGAGGTTGGCGTTACATCCTCCATTTTTCCCAGTGGTGTGGCGCACCTGAGTAGTGGATCAGTGAAATTTTTTGGTTCCATGACCTAATATAGAGTGATGCACCTGacggatggattggatgacaGCCACACAACATGGTGGCTCCCATCGAGATAGGGTGTTGTTGTGTTGGTGTGACAGTAAAACCGGTGCTGTGGAGGATTTTTGGCCTTTAATAATCTGGGCATTATGGATAGCCATGGGTAGGTAGGTCCGTGTCTAGCGTAGTAGCACGGACCAGACACGGTAGGATGATAGGATGTAAGGCCATGGTTGTATTTGTTGTAGGCCCATATAAGcccagtctacttttggcctgaAACATTATCAGGTTCATCATCGAAGCCTGAAATTCAGTCACATGCCCAGTATGTTATTGTTCAGAACGGGCCTGAAATTCAACTCGGACGCGAACGGGCAGTGTGTTACAAACCCTTTAGGGGCAGGAATTGCTAAGTGCAGATGCACAATGTGGTACACGTGTGCAAAATCAGGGCCATTCACCAGATCAGCTCTACCATTAACATCCGCATGCACAATAGTTGGACTTGCCTGTTCATAAGGTGGGGCACACATTTGTTGATTAGGGCACCTTCAATCTGGTGCAAATACAGGAATTTCAATCAATCGATGGCAGCTTTGATTGGATGGAGAGAATCCTGAATTTTTCAGTATGGTCTCTTAGATAATTTTAGACATGTTTAATTGATCGAACATTAGGGCTCAATCGATTGAGATAATTCAGAAAAATCAATTTACTCTCTGAACACTTTTTCAGCATGTTGGATTCCATTGAACATGGGGTGATCATTGATCGGAGTCGAAACTGTAAGCTGTCTATCTCTTGTAAAATTCTATTCATAATGGATTCAATTGTCATCACttggtgccatggttttttccgaaaggatttttttcatataaaatttttgTGTTCTCTGTGATTGTTTGAAATTGCCATTTGTCTATTATTTGTTTGATTCATCCTAAGGTTGCTTTCATTTCTGTATAACTTGTTTGATTCATTCTAAGGTTGCTTCCGCACCTAACATTTGTGGTTTGTGGTGGCTATGCACAACAACATATACATCAGATAGAGAGGCAGCCTCCTTGAACACCAGCTACTAGCAGCAAATCTCTTATAAAAAGCACAGAGAAACACAGGCCCAAGTGATTTTTCTTAGCGCGTGGCTTTATTCGATGTAGATCGTGGTtctaaaaggtgggccacacacattaaACAttccattaaaaagaaaaaagcaaatagCTAACGTTTCATAACCAACAAATCATTCACCAATCTATCAAAGCTAATGTGAGAAGGCCCTCCAACTTCAACAGCTTTTCTAGCTTTCTCCTTCCATTTCATTGCATTCTTTCTCATCTCCTTCCCTTTCTCTCCTTCCATCAATTCCTTAATGGCaccctccactctctctctctctgatatcTTCACATCACTATCAATCTCCATTCCATTCCCCCAAACGGTGCATGCGAAGCGGCAATTCATCTGTTGATCCCCAAAGAAAGGCCAACACAGCATTGGAACACCGCTATGAATGCTCTCCAAGGTCGAattccatccattgtgtgttagAAACCCGCCCACTGAAGGATGATCCAGCACTTGTTTCTGTGCACACCAACCCGCTATCAAACCCCTTCCTTTCGTTTCCTCCAGGAACTCTCGCTCCAAAATAGCTGATCCCCCAGATACAAGATCTGGCCGGATGaaccacatgaatggatggttgctATTCGCCAGCCCCCATGCGAACTCTTTCATCTGCTCTGGTGTCAGAACCGCAAGGCTACCAAAATTCACATAAACAACTGTATCATCAGCTATCTTGTCTAACCACTCTATGCATTCCATCTCTTCTTTCCAAAAATTCGACTTAACGGAGTTCAAATTGTCATTTGGAATCTGATTACAGAGTGCGAATAAAGGACCTAAAGTGTAAGTTCTCTGTAGCCTAAATTTATGATTGGCAGCTTCAATTATCTCATGATCCAATTCATCAAATGTATTGAGAATGATTGCTGAAGCCTTCAATAAAGTCTGAGCCACTTTTATGGAGAAGTCGAGCATGATATCATTGGGGTCCACTGTTCTGATGAAAGTTGGAAGATCCTTAAGACGGATGCCCGGCATTGCTGGAATCCAGTCGATGCAAGTGTCGAGATATCCGTTGGTTAAACAGTTGGCATCTATgggtaattagaaaaaaaaaagtggcattAAGATTATAAAACAGCAGATTAAGGTTAAGAAAATGTAATGGTAATGGTTATGAAATAGTAAAATG contains:
- the LOC131233925 gene encoding 7-deoxyloganetin glucosyltransferase-like, which encodes MASKCMQKPHAIFLPCPAQGHIMPMMHLAKILHSRGFHITFVHTEFNHLHLIRTGAIDPTVEIEGFCFEAIPDGLPQPADANALPDSTESTMSIFKHGLATLRELIRRINGDSQGGPPVSCMIRDAFMSVAQPIGDEFGIPDVAFWPMCGGSFMGFFHIDELIQRGYLFKDANCLTNGYLDTCIDWIPAMPGIRLKDLPTFIRTVDPNDIMLDFSIKVAQTLLKASAIILNTFDELDHEIIEAANHKFRLQRTYTLGPLFALCNQIPNDNLNSVKSNFWKEEMECIEWLDKIADDTVVYVNFGSLAVLTPEQMKEFAWGLANSNHPFMWFIRPDLVSGGSAILEREFLEETKGRGLIAGWCAQKQVLDHPSVGGFLTHNGWNSTLESIHSGVPMLCWPFFGDQQMNCRFACTVWGNGMEIDSDVKISERERVEGAIKELMEGEKGKEMRKNAMKWKEKARKAVEVGGPSHISFDRLVNDLLVMKR